The Stieleria maiorica genome includes the window CGAATGAGTCTGGCCCTTTGGTATCGCCGGCAATCACGAGCCCCGCTCCCGATCCGGCCATTGACTCGGCCAATCGAATCACGCTGTCGGTGGGACGCTGGATGGTGGTAATCACAGATTGAAGCATGCTAGATTGCACTCGTTCGTGTTTGGATTGTCATTCTTTCGACTCCGCGGGAGACGGACGTCGGATCAATTCGCTGACCGACTCGGTCAGCCGCTCGCGCCCGAATTGATTCAAATGCACCGCGTCCCGCCAATCGTCTGGACCAAATGACGGTCGCATCCCCTCGGTCCGGTATTCAAATCCAATGGTTTCGGCCATCTGCCCGAGACGGCGGCGAGTTTCCGAGCGAAACTCTGGCGGGTAAGCGGCCATCGCATCGGGATGCGATTCGCCTTCGAGCACGATCAGCCGCCCACCGGACTGCACGACCAACGCCGAGAATTTGGCAAACGCATCGAAATTTGAATCGACCAAAGGAGTCCGTCGAATATTGCGGCGGATATTTCGCAGTCCTTGCTCTTGATCAACCAGCTGCCCGCCGACCGTTGCTTCGTCCTCAGAAATCGTGTGCCCCTCGGCATCCCAATCCCACCAAAACCGAAACGCGACCATTTGAAACAAACTGCGTTGTTGCCAGAGCGTCGACAGGCTGGCCAGGGCAAGGTCGGCCAACTGGGCACGCTGAACAAATTGATGTCGCAATGAAAGCGTCGATGCGATCCGCAGCAAACTCGTTCGATCCATCAACCATCGCAATCGCACCGTCGGCACGGTCGTCTCACGAAAGAAGTCGAATTCGCTGACCCAGCAGATCACCACCGATGGCCGCTGCCTGACCAACGGATCGGCCACCGCCAGGTATTGCAAGGGGACCATCCCCGGCATGCAGACACCGACAACCTCATCAGCGGACGTCTTCGCACGCAGCTGCGCTGCATCGATGCCGAGATTGATTTGACTGGATCCGACCAGGAAGATTCGCTGTCGATCGGCCACATTCGCGGGCAGCGGAGCCCGCAACGTCTGTTGTTTGAACGCGATGTTGCGTACGAAATCCAAATGGGGAGCACGCGACTTGACCGCCTCTTCAAGTACAAAACGGGCTCTTGAAACATCCGCCAACCGATCGGTCACGCAGACGACTGCGACCACCGCGACCGCCACAGCGAACCACTGCCCGCGACGGCTGCCGATGTGGGAGATTCTCAGCGATAGCCACCACGCCAGAACGGCACACGCGGCGATCACGCCACCTGCCCAAGCAGCCGGCCGACTGAACATCGTGGACCACTCCACAGGCGGTTGCAGAAACAGCAGCGTCCGCCAATATCGGCCCGCAATCACAAATGCGATGGGGACGATGATCGGCAAAGCGAACAAGGCCCAACGGACCAATCGCGTTTCCAACTCCTTCACCGCCTGACGAGCGTTTGTGACCGATCGTTCGTCTGGAATGCTCAAAACTGAAAGTAGATAAATTCTTGTTTACCGAAGGAACCCAGGGTCAGGATCGCAACGACACACCCGGCACAGATTGCCAACCTCGGAACCGGCGAAAGGTTGGGGACAAAGTTCAGGCACTTGGTGTATTCCTTGGCAGCTTGAAGAACCAACAGCGGTCCGGCCAGCAAAACCAACTTCCACGCCGCTTGGCAGTCTTCCAGCGATACCGGTCGATAATGAAACAGCCCCGCGAACAGCGTTTGAAGTTCTATCGTGGACTCCGCTCGAAAGATCAGCCAGCCGACGCATGTCAAATGAAACATCACCATCAAACGGATCGGATAGATTCGGTTTAACCAGGCGTCCGAGACACGGACCGTGCGTGACAGTCGTTCGTAGAGGATCAAGAGCACGCCGTGATAAAATCCCCAAATGACAAAATTCCATGCCGCACCGTGCCAGAGTCCGCCCAGCAACATGGTGACCAACAGATTGCGATAGGTTCGTAGCGTTCCTGCGCGATTTCCGCCCAACGGGATGTACAGGTAGTCGCGTAAGAAAGACGACAAACTGACGTGCCAGCGTTTCCAAAACTCGCTCGGATTAGTCGCAAAATAGGGCAACCGAAAATTAAGCGACAACGCGTATCCCATCATCCGTGCGACGCCGCGTGCAATGTCGGTGTAGCCCGAGAAATCACCATAGATCTGAAACGCAAACGCATAGACCCCGATCAAGACTTGCAGGCTGTGCGGCGATTCGCTGCCGAATGAGTCTGCCACGATCGGCGCCAAGTTGTCGGCGATCACCGCCTTTTTGAACAATCCTTTGGTAACCATCCAAACGCCCGACCGAACTCCCTGCCACGACGTTCGCGGCCCGGATTCGATTTGCGGTGAAAGGTGTTTTCCGCGTTCGATCGGTCCGGCGACCAATTGTGGGAAAAAAGCGACGTAGAGCGCAAAATCGGAGAAACGTTTTAGCGGTCGCATCTCTCCGCGATAAACATCCCAGGTGTAGCTCATCGTCTGGAAGGTATAGAAACTGATCCCGACCGGTAAAATGATGTTCCAGGTGCGTGTCGACAGTTCGATGCCTTGGCTTGCGGCAAGCGCGATCCAGGAATCGACGAAGAAGCCCGCATACTTGAAGAACCCAAGGATCGACAGGTTGGCGATCAGGCTGATCGACAGGAACCGACGTTTCCACGCGGTTGTTTCGCTTCGGTGGATTTTGTGGCTGCAGACGTAGTCGATAACGGTCGACGCGGCCATCAGCCCCACGAATCGCCAGTCCCAGCACGCGTAAAAGAAGTAGCTGGTGGCCAGCAAGAATAAATTTCGTGCGCGATGCGGCAGGACCAACTGCACCAGGAAGACAACGACGAAAAACCCGAAGAAGTCGAAACTGTTGAAAAGCATCGATCAATTCAGGCGGGTGTTGCATGCTGTTGGATCGCATGTTGGTATAACGTCAAACAACTCCGCGTATGCCGACACAGCGAAAACAGGTCAACCGAACGTTCGCGCCCGGCATCGGATTTCAACATGTACTGCCGTCCGTCGGACAACAGTTCATCGACCGCCCGAGCCATCGCTGATCGATCGCGATCGGAAATCAAGATCCCCCCGATGTCATCACCGATCACGTCGGCCAGCCCGCCGACATCAAATGCGACCACCGGTGTCCCACAGGCCATCGCTTCGGCGGCGACCAATCCGAACGTTTCACCACGTGACGGCAT containing:
- a CDS encoding MBOAT family O-acyltransferase, whose product is MLFNSFDFFGFFVVVFLVQLVLPHRARNLFLLATSYFFYACWDWRFVGLMAASTVIDYVCSHKIHRSETTAWKRRFLSISLIANLSILGFFKYAGFFVDSWIALAASQGIELSTRTWNIILPVGISFYTFQTMSYTWDVYRGEMRPLKRFSDFALYVAFFPQLVAGPIERGKHLSPQIESGPRTSWQGVRSGVWMVTKGLFKKAVIADNLAPIVADSFGSESPHSLQVLIGVYAFAFQIYGDFSGYTDIARGVARMMGYALSLNFRLPYFATNPSEFWKRWHVSLSSFLRDYLYIPLGGNRAGTLRTYRNLLVTMLLGGLWHGAAWNFVIWGFYHGVLLILYERLSRTVRVSDAWLNRIYPIRLMVMFHLTCVGWLIFRAESTIELQTLFAGLFHYRPVSLEDCQAAWKLVLLAGPLLVLQAAKEYTKCLNFVPNLSPVPRLAICAGCVVAILTLGSFGKQEFIYFQF